The sequence TCGGCGGCGAGAAGATGAGCAAGTCGCTGGGCAACACCGCCCTGGTCGACGAGGTCGTGCGGCGGGTGCGCCCCGTCGAGCTCCGGTACTACCTGGTGGCGCCGCACTACCGCTCGACCATCGAGTTCACCGACTCCGCACTGGAGGAGGCCGGGTCGGCCTACCGCCGGATCGAGTCGTTCGTGAAGCGGGCGGTCGAGCGGGTGGGCGCCGACGCGGGCGCGCCGGTGCTGTGCGCCGACTTCAGCAACGCCCTCGACGACGACCTCGGCACCCCGGCGGCCGTGGCCGCGATCCACGAGACGGTCCGCGAGGGCAACACCGCCCTGGCCGACGGGGACGACCGGGCGGTCGCGGGCACGCTGGGGTCGGTCCGGGCCATGCTCGGCGTGCTGGGCCTCGACCCGCTGGACCCGCAGTGGGCCGCCGCCGGCGCCGATGACGAGAAGCTGACCCGGGCAGCCGACGGACTGGTCGCCCTTGCCCTGGAGCAGCGCCAGGCTGCCCGGGCACGCAAGGACTTCGCGGCCGCGGACGCCATCCGCGACCAGCTCGCCGCCCTCGGCGTCACCGTCGAGGACACCCCTTCCGGACCCCGATGGGAGCTGACCTCCTGATGGCCGGCAACAGCCAGCGCCGCGGCCGCAGCGACGGAGCGGGCAAGAAGCGCGCCACCGCCGGGACCGGCGGCAAGAACCGCCGCTCCCTCGCCGGCCGGGGTGCCACCCCGCCCGCCGAGGCGCGGCCCGGGCACCCGGCCCAGCGCCGGGCGGCCGCCGACGCGAAGGCGCGGGCCGACCGAGCCCGCGCCCGCCAGCGCGCCGAGGAGTCACCGGAGCTGCTGCTCGGCCGCAACCCGGTGGTCGAGGCGCTGCGCGCGCAGATCCCCGCCACGGCGCTCTACGTCGTCACCGGTGACACGACGCGCGGCGGCACCGACGAGCGGATCGCCGAGGCCCTCGCGCTGGCGGCCGACCGTGGCCTGCCGCTGCTCGAGGTCGGCAAGGGCGAGTTCGACCGGATGTCTCAGGGTGCGCTGCACCAGGGCATCGGCCTGCAGGTCCCGCCGTACGACTACGCCCACCCCGAGGACCTGCTCGACATCGCCCGCGACTCCGGCCGGGCACCGCTGATCGTGGCGATGGACGGCGTCACCGACCCCCGCAACCTCGGCGCGGTGGTCCGCTCCGCGGCCGCCTTCGACGCGCACGGGGTCGTCGTTCCGCAGCGCCGCGCCGTCGGCATGACCGCCTCGGCCTGGCGCACGAGCGCCGGCGCGGCGGCCCGCCTGCGGGTGGCCCGCGCGGTCAACCTGCCGCGGGCGCTCGCCGCCTACCAGGACGCCGGGCTGCAGACGGTGGGCCTGGCCGGCGACGGCGACGTCGACCTGCACGAGTACGACGGCTTCGCCGACCCGGTGGCGCTCGTCGTCGGCGCCGAGGGCACCGGCCTGTCGCGGCTGGTGCGGGAGAAGTGCGACGTCGTCGTGCGCATCCCGATCGACCGGGACACCGAATCGCTCAACGTCAGCGTCGCCGCAGGCATCGCGCTCCACGCCGCGGCGGCCGCCCGCCGCTGAACTCAGCCGAGCAGCTGCGCCACGGTGTAGATGACCAGGCCGGCGAGACCGCCCACCACGGTGCCGTTGACCCGGATCCACTGCAGGTCGCGGCCCACCTGGAGCTCGATGCGGCGACTGGTCTCGTCGGTGTCCCAGCGCGCGACGGTGCTGCTGACCAGGTCTGCGAGGTCGCCGGAGAAGCGCTCCACGACGTAGCTGGCCGCGCGGGCGCTGTGCCGCTGCACCAGCTCCCGCACCGCGGGGTCGGTCTGCAGGAGGCGGGCTCCGTCGCGGATCAGCGCCGTCACCCGCGCCCGCAGCGGGGAGTCCGGGTCGGCGGCCGCGGCGAGCAGCCCGTCCTTGGCGGTGGTCCAGAGGGAACCCGACCAGGTGCGGACGGCGGGGTGCTCCAGCAGCTCCTTCTTGAACTCCTCGACCCGGGCGGCGGTGTCCGGATCGGTGCGCAGCGCGTGCACGTAGGCCTGCAGCCGGGCGTCGTAGGAGCGCCGCAGCTCGTGCCGGGGGTCGGCGCCGACCTCCTCCAGGAAGGCCTGCACACCGGCGAAGGCGCGGTCGAAGACCCGGTCGTCGACCCAGTCGGGCACCCAGGCGGGCGACGCGTCGCCCAGCTGCGCGCGGAAGACCAGCCGGTTCTCATCGAGGAAGCGGGCCATCAGCCGCAGCGCCGCGGACAGCACCTCCTGGTGCCGGCCGCCGTCGACCACCAGCTCGACGACCCGCGCCAGTGGCGGGGCGGCCGGCGTCTCGTGCAGCTTCCGGTCGACGAGCGCCGCGACGGCGGGCTGCACGTCCTCGTCCTTGAGCAGGTCGGTGAGGCCGGAGAGCACGGTGGCGGCGTCCCCGCCCAGGCGCTCGGCCCGGCCGGGCGCGGCCAGGAAGGCACCCAGCCGGCCCGGGACGTCGATGTTCCCCAGCTTCTCCTCGACGACCGCGCGGGTGAGGAAGTTCTCCTGCACGAAGGCGCCCAGGCTCTCGCCGATCTGGTCCTTCTTGCGCGGGATGATCGCGGTGTGCGGGATCGGCAGCCGCAGCGGGTGCCGGAACAGCGCGGTGACGGCGAACCAGTCCGCGAGCGCGCCGACCATGGAGGCCTCGGCCGTGGCCCGCACGTAGCCGACCCAGGCGCCGGCGTCCTCACCGAGCAGCACGCACCCGAGGAAGACCGCGGCGGCGAGCAGGAACAGCCCGGTCGCAAACCGCTTCATCCGGGCCAGGTCACGGGCCCGCGCCGGGTCGTCGAGCGCCCCGGTCAGGGGTGCGGTCGGTCGGGGTGCGGCCACCCGGCCCAGCCTAGGGACCGGGCCGGGAGCCGCCTCCGGGTGTCAGTTGGTCTTCCCCAGGGTGACCTCGACGGTCCGGGCGTCCGAACCACGGCGGACGGTCAGCTCGACGGTCTTGCCGGGCGCCTGGCTGCGGATCGCGGCGGTCAGCTCCGTGGACGTGGTCACCGGGCGGTCGCCGACAGCGGTGACGACGTCGCCGGCCTGCAGCGCGGCCTCATCGGCGGCGCTGCCCGGCTCGACGGTGGCCACCTCCGCGCCCGTGCCGACCTCGCGGTTCTGGTCGTCGGTGGCGGTGCGCGCGGTCACCCCGAGGAAGGCGCGGCTCGCGGTGCCGGTCGAGATGATCTCCTGGGCGACGCGCTGGGCGGTGTTGCCCGGGATCGCGAAGCCGACGCCGATGTTGCCGCTCTGCGACTGCCCACCCGGGAGGCCGGAGGCGACGGTCGCGATGGCGGTGTTGATGCCGATCACCTCGCCGGCGCCGTCGACCAGCGCGCCGCCGGAGTTGCCGGGGTTGATCGCGGCGTCGGTCTGGATGGCGTCCAGCACGGTGGCGTCGTCCTGCGTCGATGCGGTGGCGACGGCGCGCCCGGTGGCGCTGATGATCCCGTCGGTCACCGTGTTCGACAGGCCCAGCGGGGCGCCGATGGCGACGGCGACGTCGCCGATCTGCACCTCGTCGGAGTCGGCGAACGTGGCCGGCACGAGGTCCTCGGCGCCGTCGAGGCGGAGCACGGCGAGGTCGAAGTCGGGGTCGGTGCCCACGATCTGGGCGTCGTAGAGCGTGCCGTCAGCGGTGCGCACCTGCACCGTGCCGGAGCCCCCGCCGTCGCCCGCGACGACGTGGTTGTTGGTGAGCACGTAGCCGTCGGCGGTGAGGATGACACCGGAGCCGCTGCCCGCGCTGGCGCCCGTGCTCACGTAGACGGTGACGACGCTCGGCGCGGCCTTGGCCGCGGCGGCCGTGGCGGTGGTCGCCCGCTCCGGGTTCTCGATGGTCACGCTCTGCGCGGACGCCGAGGACGCCGTGGAGCCGGCCGGCTCGTCGAGCAGCGCGGTCACGCCGGCGCCGGCGCCGCCGCCGATGAGCGCGCCCGCGACCAGGCCCGCGAGGCCGATCCGCAGCCGTCCACCGCGTCGGGTCGTCGGCTGCTCGGGGGCGGGGGCGGGAGCGGATGAGGGCAGACCGCCGTAGCCGGGGTAGGTCACGGGGAACATGGGCTGCGGCGTCGTCGGCTGCTGCGGGGGCTGCCAGGTGAACTGGTGGCCCGCGCCGGGGTACTGGTGCTGGTGCTCGCTCACTGGTGGTCCTCTCCTCGCACAGCCGTCTGCGGCTGCTGCGTCGCTGTCCACTGTGCGACCGTCCTCTGGCGCAACGCTGGGGGGAGGCTGTGAGCTTCCTGGGTGCTACCGCGGCACGGGCAGGAGCCGCCCGCGCGCCACGAGCTCGGTGACCGCCCAGACGGCCAGCACCTCCGCCGCCAGCAGCCCGATGAGCACGAGCAGCTGCGCAGCGCCGGCCTCCAGCGGGTTGCCGCCGCCGAGCAGCACGCCGACGAAGGCGCCCGGCAGGGTGACCAGCCCGACGGTGCGCGTCTGGTCCAGCGGGGGCACGAGCGCGGTGCCGGCGACCGGCCGCGCGACCAGGAGGACGGCGTCGCGCGGTGGGAGCCCGAGGGCGAGCGCGGCCTCCACCTCGCCGTGCCGCTGGGCCAGCTCCTCCCGCAGCCGCCGGCCGGCCAGGGAGGTGGCGGTCATGGCGCCGCCGACGAGGATGCCGGCGATCGGGATGACGGCCTCTCCGCGCAGCGGCACGGTGCCGCTGACCAGGACGAGGGCCACGATGGGCGCCGCGCCGCCGAGGACGGGCAGTGCAGTGGCAGCCAACCGGGCGAGGGCCCCGGCGGAGCGCAGCGGCAGGTCGGTGGTGCGGCCGGCGGCGGTGACGGTCGCGACGGTGACCATGAGCAGCACGAAGGCGGCGGAGAGCCACAGGAAGTCGACGACGACCAGCAGGACGGCCGAGACGACGGCGAGCTGCACCGTGGCCCGCACCGCGGTGACCAGCACCGCGCGGTCCTCGCCGAGGCCGGACAGCCGGCCGCTGACGGCGGCCACTGCCGTCAGGGCGAGGAGGACGACGCCGAGCCGGAGGTCGAGGTCGACCACGGAGGAGCCCACGACCGCCGATCCTGCCGGGTGGGGCCGGCGTGCCCCGTGGCGGGTGATCGATCCGTGGCTCCGTGTGCATCACCGCCGGCGACGGGGTAGTGGCGGGGACGACGGGCGGTGCCCGTCATCCGCCCCGTTCCATCGCGCCGTGGAGACTGCCGTGCCCATCCGTGGTCCCTTCCTCCGGTTCCTGATCGGTCTCGGCCTGGCCTGCGCCGCCGTGGTGGCCGTCGTCGGCGGCATCGCCCTGCGCGGTCCCGGGCTCGTCGCCGTCTGCGTGTCCGGCGCCCTGGCCGGGTGCGTGGCCGCGGGGGTGGCCCGCGAGAACCCGACGCCCGCGCGCTGCTCCGCCCTCGAGGCAGTCGGCATGGTCGCAGCGGTGACGATCGGAGCGCTCCTGGTCGTCAGCGGCACGGCCGTGCTGGCCGGCGGCGCGGCGGCTCTGCTGCTCGTCGGTGTCGGGGTGGCCGCCTGGGCCGCGCTGCGCTGGGCGCGCGACCGCCGGGCGGCCGCCGCCCGGCCGGCCTCCGTGTCCGGCATCCACGCCGTCGCCGGCGGGTGGGTCCCGGCGCCGTCCCCGGCCGTCGCCGGGCAGGCGACCGCGGCGCTGGGCGAGGAGTGGCTGCGCACCGGCACCGAGCTGCAGGGCCCCCTCGCCCCGGCGGCGCGGCAGCGGATCGTGAGCCGGCGGGCCCAGGTGCTCGACGAGCTCGAGCGCCGGGACCCGGCCGGCTTCGCCCGCTGGCTCGCCGCCGGCCCCATGCACGGCCGCGACCCGGCCGGCTACGTCCGCAGCGAGCCGCCGCGCGCCGACCCCAGCACCGAGACCGAGGCGGCCTGAGGCGACCCTGCGTCGGCGCGCGGCCCGGTGGACCGGTCGGGTGGCGGTGGCGGGCACCCGGCGCCGTTCCGATGATCGCTCCGGGTCGACTCCGATCCCCGGCTCCCCGGACGACGCGCGGCAGCAGACGTCCTGACCGAGGTCCCGGAGCCGTGGCCCGGGATGTCCCTATCCTGGTGCGGGGCCTGGAGCTCATGTCCCGCCGGCGTGGCGCAATTGGTAGCGCACCCGACTTGTAATCGGGCGGTTAGGGGTTCGAGTCCCCTCGTCGGCTCAGTCGAAGCTGCCCGCGCCGTCCCGCCGATAGGGGGCCAGCCGCTCGACCCGGTCCCGCTCGGCCCGCTCGGTGCGCACCCGCGTGGCGGTGCCCGGCTCGTAGCCGGCCTTGGCCACCCGGTGCTCGATGGTCTCCACCATGTACGCCAGCGAGAAGAGCAGGCCCAGCAGCAGCCCGCCGCCCGCGGCGCTGAGCCGGTACACGAGCGGGACGGGGACCAGCAGCAGGCAGACGACGACGAGGGGCAGCAGCTGCACGGCCGCCCGCGCCAGGTGGCGCCACACCCAGGTGCTGCGCGTCGTGTCGGCCAGCACCCACGGCGCCAGTTCCCGGGGAAGCCCTCCACCGAGGGCGTACCAGACCCATTGCGCGGGGGTCGGCCGCTGTCTGCGCACGCTCCGACGGTAGGCCGCCGCGGAGCCGGGCGGCGCCCCGTCACGCCCGCCGGGCCCCGGCGTACCGTGCGGCCGTGGACGAGCGTCGCCTGGGGGTGGTCTCCGGGCTCGGCGCCTACGCGCTCTGGGGCGTGTTCCCGCTCTACTTCCCCCTCCTCGAGCCCGCCGGCGGGCTCGAGATCGTCGCGCACCGGGTGCTCTGGTCGCTGCTGTTCGTCGGGCTGCTGCTGACCGTCGTCCGCCGGTGGGGGCACGTGCGCGCGGCGGTGGGCAGCCCGCGCACGCTCCTGGTGCTGGCCGGGGCCGCGGTGCTCATCGCCGTGAACTGGCTGATCTACGTCTACGGCGTGAACTCCGGCCAGGTCGTGGAGACCTCGCTCGGCTACTTCATCAACCCGCTGGTCAGCGTGCTGCTGGGCGTGGTGGTCTTCGCCGAGCGGCTGCGCCCGCTGCAGTGGGTGGCCGTCGGCATCGCCGCCGTCGCCGTCGTCGTGCTGACCGTCGACTACGGGCGACCGCCGTGGATCGCGCTGGGCGTGGCCCTCAGCTTCGGCCTCTACGGCCTCATGAAGAAGCTCGTGAAGGTCGAGGCGGCGCCCGGGTTGTTCCTGGAGACGGCCCTGGTCGCCGTCCCTGCCGGCGTCGTCCTGGCGGTCCTGCACACCGGGGGCAGCGGGACCTTCGCCAACGCCGGCGTCGGGCACGCCTTGCTCCTGGCCAGCGCGGGGGCGGCGACGGCGGTGCCGCTCCTGCTCTTCGCGGCGGCCGCTCGGCGGATCCCGCTGTCGACGGTGGGGCTGCTGCAGTACCTGACCCCGCTGATGCAGCTGGCGATCGGCGTCTTCTTCTACGGCGAGCCGATGCCGCCCGCGCGGCTGGCCGGTTTCGTCATCGTCTGGGTCGCCCTCGCCGTCTTCACCGTCGACACCCTGCGACACGCCCGGGCCGGGGCCCGGAGGGCCGGCCGGGACGTGGTGGTCGCCACTCCCTGAGATCACCGGGAGCCCGGCGCGGCGCTCGGCCGGAAACGTCGGTGGCCGGGGCTACCGTCCTCCTCGAGCCGCCCGGGGTCCCCGGGAGGCGGAGCGTGGCAGGAGATGGACGAACCATGAGCAGCGACCCAGCCCCCGTGGTCTCCCCGCCCCGGGCCGAGGGGTCAGGGGAGGGAACCGCGCAGGTCGGCGGCGCGGCGCTGTCCCGGCGGGAGCACGACATGCTCGGTTTCGAGCGGCAGTGGTGGCGGCGGGCCGGTGCCAAGGAGACGGCGATCCGCGACCTGTTCGGCACGACGCCGACCCGGTACTACCAGGCGCTCAACGCCCTGGTGGACCGTCCGGAAGCGATGGCCGTCGATCCGTTGCTGGTCCGGCGTCTCCGTCGGCTGCGCACGGCGCGGCAGCGGACGCGTTCCTCGCAGATCCTGGGCAAGGGGAATCACATCGATTAGATTCGGTGACCGTGGGCAGGCACGCCGCGTCAGGCAGTGACGGACTAGGTCGAGGGAACCCTTCTGCGACCGCTGGGCGGCGCAGGACCGATGCCCCCGACGGTCTGTGGCCCGACGCGGACGTGCGCCTGAGCGACCACCCCACGGCTCCGGGGCGCGAGCGCTCCGAGCGCCGTCGGGACGCCCTGCTGAGCACGCCCACCGGCGAGGCCGCGCGTCAGGTCTCGCGCTCCCGCCTGCCGCTGCCCCCGGTCCCCGCCGGTGCCCGCCCGGCCGCATCCGCCGCCCCGGCCGCGCCCCGTCAGGCCGGGCACAGTCCTGCCGTGCCCCGTCCTGCCGTGGCGTCCGCGCCGCTCACCAGCGTCGCCCCGTTCCGCGCGGTGCCCACGCCCGAGCCGCGGGAGGAGTCCGCGGCACCGGTCCGCGGCGCCGACCTCCTCTCGCCGGCCGGCGCGGGCGACGCGCTCTTCGGCGCACCCACCCCGGCCGCCCCCCGCCCCGCCTCGTCGGTCCTGGTCGACGACGAGCCCCTCGCCACCACCGGCCCGAGCCGCGGCTCCGGCGGGCACGCCCCCGCACCCCGCGTGCCCCGCGTCCCGCGCCAGACGACGCCGTCGGGGGCGCCGTCGTCCTCCTACGGGGACTGGACCAAGCCCTCTCGCACCGAGGACACCGGCCGCTCCCGGCT is a genomic window of Blastococcus sp. HT6-30 containing:
- the rlmB gene encoding 23S rRNA (guanosine(2251)-2'-O)-methyltransferase RlmB, giving the protein MAGNSQRRGRSDGAGKKRATAGTGGKNRRSLAGRGATPPAEARPGHPAQRRAAADAKARADRARARQRAEESPELLLGRNPVVEALRAQIPATALYVVTGDTTRGGTDERIAEALALAADRGLPLLEVGKGEFDRMSQGALHQGIGLQVPPYDYAHPEDLLDIARDSGRAPLIVAMDGVTDPRNLGAVVRSAAAFDAHGVVVPQRRAVGMTASAWRTSAGAAARLRVARAVNLPRALAAYQDAGLQTVGLAGDGDVDLHEYDGFADPVALVVGAEGTGLSRLVREKCDVVVRIPIDRDTESLNVSVAAGIALHAAAAARR
- a CDS encoding DUF445 domain-containing protein, translated to MAAPRPTAPLTGALDDPARARDLARMKRFATGLFLLAAAVFLGCVLLGEDAGAWVGYVRATAEASMVGALADWFAVTALFRHPLRLPIPHTAIIPRKKDQIGESLGAFVQENFLTRAVVEEKLGNIDVPGRLGAFLAAPGRAERLGGDAATVLSGLTDLLKDEDVQPAVAALVDRKLHETPAAPPLARVVELVVDGGRHQEVLSAALRLMARFLDENRLVFRAQLGDASPAWVPDWVDDRVFDRAFAGVQAFLEEVGADPRHELRRSYDARLQAYVHALRTDPDTAARVEEFKKELLEHPAVRTWSGSLWTTAKDGLLAAAADPDSPLRARVTALIRDGARLLQTDPAVRELVQRHSARAASYVVERFSGDLADLVSSTVARWDTDETSRRIELQVGRDLQWIRVNGTVVGGLAGLVIYTVAQLLG
- a CDS encoding trypsin-like peptidase domain-containing protein, which codes for MSEHQHQYPGAGHQFTWQPPQQPTTPQPMFPVTYPGYGGLPSSAPAPAPEQPTTRRGGRLRIGLAGLVAGALIGGGAGAGVTALLDEPAGSTASSASAQSVTIENPERATTATAAAAKAAPSVVTVYVSTGASAGSGSGVILTADGYVLTNNHVVAGDGGGSGTVQVRTADGTLYDAQIVGTDPDFDLAVLRLDGAEDLVPATFADSDEVQIGDVAVAIGAPLGLSNTVTDGIISATGRAVATASTQDDATVLDAIQTDAAINPGNSGGALVDGAGEVIGINTAIATVASGLPGGQSQSGNIGVGFAIPGNTAQRVAQEIISTGTASRAFLGVTARTATDDQNREVGTGAEVATVEPGSAADEAALQAGDVVTAVGDRPVTTSTELTAAIRSQAPGKTVELTVRRGSDARTVEVTLGKTN
- a CDS encoding ABC transporter permease, which encodes MGSSVVDLDLRLGVVLLALTAVAAVSGRLSGLGEDRAVLVTAVRATVQLAVVSAVLLVVVDFLWLSAAFVLLMVTVATVTAAGRTTDLPLRSAGALARLAATALPVLGGAAPIVALVLVSGTVPLRGEAVIPIAGILVGGAMTATSLAGRRLREELAQRHGEVEAALALGLPPRDAVLLVARPVAGTALVPPLDQTRTVGLVTLPGAFVGVLLGGGNPLEAGAAQLLVLIGLLAAEVLAVWAVTELVARGRLLPVPR
- a CDS encoding DUF5313 family protein → MRRQRPTPAQWVWYALGGGLPRELAPWVLADTTRSTWVWRHLARAAVQLLPLVVVCLLLVPVPLVYRLSAAGGGLLLGLLFSLAYMVETIEHRVAKAGYEPGTATRVRTERAERDRVERLAPYRRDGAGSFD
- the rarD gene encoding EamA family transporter RarD gives rise to the protein MDERRLGVVSGLGAYALWGVFPLYFPLLEPAGGLEIVAHRVLWSLLFVGLLLTVVRRWGHVRAAVGSPRTLLVLAGAAVLIAVNWLIYVYGVNSGQVVETSLGYFINPLVSVLLGVVVFAERLRPLQWVAVGIAAVAVVVLTVDYGRPPWIALGVALSFGLYGLMKKLVKVEAAPGLFLETALVAVPAGVVLAVLHTGGSGTFANAGVGHALLLASAGAATAVPLLLFAAAARRIPLSTVGLLQYLTPLMQLAIGVFFYGEPMPPARLAGFVIVWVALAVFTVDTLRHARAGARRAGRDVVVATP
- a CDS encoding DUF3263 domain-containing protein, which produces MSSDPAPVVSPPRAEGSGEGTAQVGGAALSRREHDMLGFERQWWRRAGAKETAIRDLFGTTPTRYYQALNALVDRPEAMAVDPLLVRRLRRLRTARQRTRSSQILGKGNHID